CGGCAGTGACGAGCGGACGCAGATACCAAGGGGCTACTCCATCAATCAGTCCGGCCGGCTGAAGCGTCGCCGTGAAACCGAGTAGCGCGGCCGACATCAGGAGCATGGCAACGAGCAGCACGCGCGTGGCCGCGCGACGATCACGACCGTAGACGGCCAGCGCGAACAACAGAATCGGCAAGCTGGCCGCCGATGGTTTTGACAACAGCGCAGCGGCGAAAAGGAGCGCGATCAGGCCGTGGCGCAAACTCGACGATTCGGATCGTGAATCGCCGCCGATCGAAAGAGTCGAAAGATAGACTGCAATTGCCGCTAGCGAGAAGAGCGCCGCAAGCAGGCCGCGCGTCTCCGTCGCCCAACAGACAGACTCCACTTGAATAGGATGTAGCGCAAAGAGCAAGGCCGCGCAGCAGGCCGCGGCCCGATGCGCCACCAGTCGCTGCACGATGCAATAGACGAGCCATGCGCAGGCCAGATGCAACAAGATGCTGCCGGCATGGACGACGCGCGGGTTGATAACCGTAGCGCCAGCGACGCTGGGGACGCGCCAAATAGCAGCCTCAACCGCGAACAGGGTGTAGGACAACGGAGCGTAGAGGCCGAGGTTGGGCTGCGTCCAAAAGCTGACCGTGCCGTCCAGCGACGGCGGATTGAGTCTCGGATCGGCCGACAGGTTGTAGTGGTCGTCCCAGCCCAGCAGGTCGAATTGCAGTGATTGGGAATAGACACCTAGTATGCACGCCGTAATGAGCAGAAACGGCGCGAGGCGTACTGTCCAGTGTGCCGCTTGAGGGGGATTCGGAGTTGGAGAAGCTGCTTCTCGCCTGGGTCCGCGCATGCCGTTCGCCTCCGACCATTGCCAAAAGTGGGGCAACGGTAGCACCGAAACGGAGTGGCGAACAAGCCCGATCTAGCTGGCTGACCGGCTGGGGAAGTGGGCCGTCTTGGCAAACTTCTCGCCTCGCCGCAAGTACTAACCGCGGCGCAGCTTGGCGAATAGCTGGCCATACTCCTGGCGGCGGGCAGCAGGGCGGTTGACCGCCGTGCGAATCGGCACCGAAGGGGGGTCGTCCTCGATCACGATCAGATCGGAGTCGATATCCTCGATTGCGGCTTCCTCCTCGTGGTCGTGGGCAACCGTCAGGAGTTCGGGTCGAGCCTGCCTGGCGGGAGCGTTCGACGGCGGCGAGGTTCGGTCGCGGCGCCGTTGGTTGGCTGCTTGCTCTAGCTTGGCATAGCGATCGACCACCACCTCCTCTTGTTCAAAGACTATGCCAGAGGCCGCGGGACTGACCGGGGCCTGCTGGGAGGGATCGAACTCGGCCTCCAGACGACCGAGATGCGCCTCGATGCGGGCGAGTTGCTGGCACGCCATGTCGGCCGGTTCGAGCACTGTCTGCTGTTCGAGCGGGTCGGGCGCGGGGCGCGCGGCGACCGCTTCGACAGCAGGCGTGAACGGCGCATCTTCGTCGTCGAGCGATCCGAATTCGATTACGTCCGCAGCGGGTTCGCTACGCGATTGGATCGCGATGCCGGCGCCCATGGGCGTGGGAAGTTGCTGCAGGTCGGCCCAGGCCTCGTCGATACCGGCCGCCGGGATGCGCCTGCGGCCGCCGGCAAAGCCGAGCAACAGCGCATGGTCGCAAAGCTGATTGATCAACCGTGGCACCCCCTCGGTGGCAAACTGCACTCGGGAGATGGCATCGGCATCGAACAACGACTCGATTTTGACTCCGCAGGCGGCAAGCCTCGCGGCCAGATAGTCGTGAGTTTCCAGCTTGTCGAACGGTTGCAAATACGAGCGCACCGCGAGCCGCTGGCTGAGCGATTCGAGTTTGGGGCTGGCCAAGCGCTCTTCGAGTTCGTGCCCGCCAAAGAGGACCATTCTCACCTGCGGCGCCATGCTCGATACGATGCGCAACTCTTCCAACAGCGGCGTGGCGAGCGACTGCGCTTCGTCGATCAAGAAGACCTGGCCGCGCTGCGGTTCGGCGCCATGTCTGAGATGGTCTTCAAGTGACAGCCGTAGCTCCCCTTCGCCGAGCCGATACGGCAATCCGAGTCCTCTGAGCAATGCCTGATAGAGTCCGCGGCGACTTGTGATGCCGCCAGCGACGACCGTCACCACCTGGACCATGGGTCGCAGTTCGGTGGCGAGCCGCTCGCAAAGCATGCTCTTGCCCGAGCCGGCCGAACCGATCACCACTGCCATACCTTCCGACCGCTCGATGCACCGTGTGATCGCTTGGCGAGCCGCGTCGATCGAAGCAGCCGGAAAATAACGCAGCGGATCGACAACCGCGGAGAAGGGGCGGGCCGACAGGCGGTAAAACGATTCATACATCGGTGAAGGCATCCTGCGACAATTGAGACGGCGTCCTGCCGGACGATGTAATGGCACTTCTAGTTTTCGGTCGCTGCACGCGGCGGCCATGACCGGCGCGGTTGAGAGGGGGGCTGGTCCTCATTGCTCGCCCAGTTTCAAGGAGAATGGGCGCGGTGCTTGATGACAAGCTCTGTAGTCGCTATCAACGCTATTAACGCTCCACTTGGGGGGGATTGCCTGCTCGTGTTTGAAATCAAGATCTGCGGCATTACGACGGTTCAAGACGCGCTGGCTGCGGCAGAGGCGGGCGCGGACGCAATCGGCTTGAACTTCTTTCCCGGCAGCTCGCGGTGGGTCGACGAACAAACGGCGAGCGCCATCGTGCGTGCGCTGCCCGCAGATGTGATGAAAGTAGGGGTCTTCGTCAATTCCACGGATCGATTGGTCTTGGATATCTATGACCAAATTGGTCTGGATTTGATTCAGCTTCATGGCGATGAGCCGCCCGAGTATTTGGGCGCGCTCGGCAATCGCCCCACGTTGAAGGCATTTCGCTGCGCCGAGGACGGCCTGGCTCCGGCGCTTGAGTATCTCGAACGTTGCCGCGAGCTGGGCCGTATGCCCGAGATGGTGTTGATGGACGCCTTTCGACCTGGTCACTACGGGGGCACTGGCGCGACCATCAATTGGCTGACGCTCGTGGACCACCAGTCGAATCGCGAGATGCCGCCCTTGGTGTTGGCGGGAGGCTTGCGGGCAGAGACGGTTGCGGAGGCCATTGCGATGGTGGAGCCACTGGCGGTCGACACTGCCAGCGGCGTCGAGAGCAGTCCGGGTCACAAGGACCCGGCATTGATCGCCGCCTTTGTAAGCGCCGCGCGGCAGGCTTTTGACCGATTGACCGAGACACGGCGTCCATAGTGCGGTCGCCGAGATTCCACGGTCTTGCCAGGCTGCGTGGATGCAATTTACGATAAGGGGCCGCTTTATTCGCCTGCATTCTATAAGGAGTTCGCCGTGGCCCAGGTCGAGACCAAATTGCCGTATAAGGTCGCCGATCTCTCGCTCGCCGACTGGGGGCGCAAAGAGATTCGGCTCGCCGAGAACGAAATGCCTGGCCTCATGGCGCTGCGAGCGAAATATGGCCGCAGCAAGCCGCTCAAGGGGGCGAGAATCGCCGGCTGCCTGCACATGACCATCCAGACCGCGGTGCTGATCGAGACGTTGATCGAACTGGGAGCGGAAGTCACCTGGAGCAGTTGCAATATCTTCTCCACGCAAGACCATGCGGCTGCTGGCATCGCGGCTGCTGGCATTCCGGTGTATGCGTGGAAGGGGGAGACGAACGAGGAGTTCGACTGGTGCATTGAGCAGACGCTGTTCTTTCCCGATGGCCAGCCGCTAAACATGATCTTGGACGACGGCGGCGACCTGACCGCCATGGTGCATCAGAAGTATCCCGAACTGCTGGGGGGAATCCGCGGGTTGTCGGAAGAGACGACCACCGGCGTGCATCGCCTTTACCAGATGCATGCGCGTGGCGAATTGCGGGTGCCGGCGATCAACATCAACGACTCGGTCACCAAGAGCAAGTTTGACAACCTCTATGGTTGCCGCGAATCGCTGGCCGACGGCATCAAGCGGGCCACCGACGTGATGGTGGCGGGCAAGGTTGTGGTCGTTTGCGGCTACGGCGACGTGGGCAAAGGCTCGGCCCATTCGATGAAATCGCTGGGCGCACGCGTGCTGATCACCGAGGTCGATCCCATCAACGCCTTACAGGCGGCGATGGAGGGGTACGAGGTGACGACCATGGAGGACGCCGCATCGCGAGGCCAGATCTTCGTGACCTCAACCGGATGCCGCGACATTATCATGGGATCGCACATGGAGAAGATGCCCAACGATGCGATCGTGTGCAACATTGGACACTTCGATCTGGAGATCGACATCGCCTGGCTGAACGGGCGAAAGGACATCAAGAAGGAAGAGATCAAGCCGCAGGTCGACCGGTACACCTTCCCCGACGGCCACTCGATCCTTGTGTTGGCCGAGGGGCGGCTGGTGAACCTCGGTTGCGCCACCGGGCACCCGTCATTTGTCATGTCGTGCTCGTTCACCAATCAGGTGCTGGCACAGATTGCGCTGTGGAATGAGACCGACCAGTACCCAGTTGGCGTGCATGTGCTGCCTAAGCAACTCGATGAGGAAGTGGCGCGGCTACACCTGGACAAGCTAGGCGTAAAGCTCACCAAGCTCACGAAAGCGCAAGCTGACTATCTGGGAATACCGATCGAGGGGCCGTATAAGCCGGAGCATTACCGCTACTAGTGCTCTATTCGCCGGCGTTTGACAAAGCCATAGGGCTTCGGGATAACTCCCGGAGCCCTTTTTGTTTCACGCGCACGCAGGTTACCCAGCTTCACATGGCACAGATTCAGGCCTTTCGGGGAATTCGTTACAACCTGGGGCAGGTCGGTTCGCTCTCGGACGTGATCGCGCCGCCATACGACGTGATTGGCCCGGAGCTACAGGAACAGCTCTACAAGAAGCACCCGGCCAACGTGGTGCGCCTGATCTTAAACCGCGAGGAGCCGGGGGACGACGAGCGCAGCAACCGCTACTCGCGAGCAGCGAAGTTCCTACGCAACTGGCAGTCGGAAGGGGTGTTGCAAACCGATGGCGAACCGGCGCTATTCGTCTATCACCAAATCTTTGATCACGCTGGCCAGCGGCACACCCGGCGAGGCTTCATGGCGCGTGTGGGGCTGGAGCGATTTGGCGAGGGGACAATCTACCCGCACGAGGAGACGATGGCGGGCCCCAAGGCCGATCGGCTGTTGCTTACACGGGCCTGCCGGGCGAACCTGAGCCAGGTGTTTGGCCTGTTTCCAGACCCGACGAACGAGGTGCAGGAGTTGTTGGAAAAGGCCGTCGCTGGCCAACCGCCGATCGAGGCGACCGACCACCTGGGAGTGGTGCATCGCATTTGGCGGGTGACCGACGCCAAGGTAATTGGCGATGTCGCCAGGCTCATGGGGCCCAGGCCA
This genomic interval from Pirellulales bacterium contains the following:
- a CDS encoding AAA family ATPase, with the protein product MYESFYRLSARPFSAVVDPLRYFPAASIDAARQAITRCIERSEGMAVVIGSAGSGKSMLCERLATELRPMVQVVTVVAGGITSRRGLYQALLRGLGLPYRLGEGELRLSLEDHLRHGAEPQRGQVFLIDEAQSLATPLLEELRIVSSMAPQVRMVLFGGHELEERLASPKLESLSQRLAVRSYLQPFDKLETHDYLAARLAACGVKIESLFDADAISRVQFATEGVPRLINQLCDHALLLGFAGGRRRIPAAGIDEAWADLQQLPTPMGAGIAIQSRSEPAADVIEFGSLDDEDAPFTPAVEAVAARPAPDPLEQQTVLEPADMACQQLARIEAHLGRLEAEFDPSQQAPVSPAASGIVFEQEEVVVDRYAKLEQAANQRRRDRTSPPSNAPARQARPELLTVAHDHEEEAAIEDIDSDLIVIEDDPPSVPIRTAVNRPAARRQEYGQLFAKLRRG
- a CDS encoding phosphoribosylanthranilate isomerase, whose amino-acid sequence is MFEIKICGITTVQDALAAAEAGADAIGLNFFPGSSRWVDEQTASAIVRALPADVMKVGVFVNSTDRLVLDIYDQIGLDLIQLHGDEPPEYLGALGNRPTLKAFRCAEDGLAPALEYLERCRELGRMPEMVLMDAFRPGHYGGTGATINWLTLVDHQSNREMPPLVLAGGLRAETVAEAIAMVEPLAVDTASGVESSPGHKDPALIAAFVSAARQAFDRLTETRRP
- the ahcY gene encoding adenosylhomocysteinase, with product MAQVETKLPYKVADLSLADWGRKEIRLAENEMPGLMALRAKYGRSKPLKGARIAGCLHMTIQTAVLIETLIELGAEVTWSSCNIFSTQDHAAAGIAAAGIPVYAWKGETNEEFDWCIEQTLFFPDGQPLNMILDDGGDLTAMVHQKYPELLGGIRGLSEETTTGVHRLYQMHARGELRVPAININDSVTKSKFDNLYGCRESLADGIKRATDVMVAGKVVVVCGYGDVGKGSAHSMKSLGARVLITEVDPINALQAAMEGYEVTTMEDAASRGQIFVTSTGCRDIIMGSHMEKMPNDAIVCNIGHFDLEIDIAWLNGRKDIKKEEIKPQVDRYTFPDGHSILVLAEGRLVNLGCATGHPSFVMSCSFTNQVLAQIALWNETDQYPVGVHVLPKQLDEEVARLHLDKLGVKLTKLTKAQADYLGIPIEGPYKPEHYRY